One Actinospica robiniae DSM 44927 genomic region harbors:
- the prcA gene encoding proteasome subunit alpha: MTTPFYVSPEQLMKDRADFVRKNIARGGSAAVLNYDGGILFVAENRSRVLHKVSEIYDRIGFAAAGKYNEFENLRQAGVRLADSRGYLYDRRDVTALGLANAYAQLLGNIFSESGAKPYEAELVIAEVGDRPEQDQIYRIPYDGSVVDAHGFVVIGGAAEAVSAVLEETYRETPGLGEALRIAVAALGRDGSETRELSPAQLEVAVLDRDRTQPRKFRRLLGAQLAALLEGEPGADAAALAENGASADASAAEQDEPGADSAPAGSAEGAELDTNALIDEALDEDSGEDNGDN; the protein is encoded by the coding sequence GTGACGACGCCGTTCTACGTCTCGCCCGAACAGCTGATGAAGGACCGGGCGGACTTCGTGCGCAAGAACATCGCGCGCGGTGGCTCCGCGGCGGTGCTGAACTACGACGGCGGCATCCTGTTCGTCGCGGAGAACCGCTCCCGGGTGCTGCACAAGGTCAGCGAGATCTACGACCGGATCGGCTTCGCCGCCGCGGGCAAGTACAACGAGTTCGAGAACCTGCGGCAGGCCGGGGTGCGCCTGGCCGACAGCCGCGGCTACCTCTACGACCGGCGCGACGTGACCGCCCTCGGCCTGGCCAACGCCTACGCCCAGCTGCTCGGCAACATCTTCTCCGAGTCCGGTGCCAAGCCGTACGAGGCCGAACTGGTCATCGCCGAGGTGGGCGACCGGCCCGAGCAGGACCAGATCTACCGGATCCCCTACGACGGCTCCGTCGTGGACGCGCACGGCTTCGTGGTCATCGGCGGGGCGGCCGAGGCCGTCTCCGCGGTGCTCGAGGAGACCTACCGGGAGACCCCGGGCCTCGGCGAGGCGCTGCGGATCGCGGTGGCGGCGCTCGGCCGCGACGGCAGCGAGACCCGGGAGCTGAGCCCGGCCCAGCTCGAGGTCGCCGTGCTCGACCGCGACCGCACCCAGCCGCGCAAGTTCCGCCGCCTGCTCGGCGCGCAGCTCGCCGCGCTGCTCGAGGGCGAGCCGGGCGCGGACGCGGCGGCGCTGGCGGAGAACGGCGCCTCGGCCGACGCGTCCGCGGCCGAACAGGACGAGCCGGGCGCGGACTCCGCGCCGGCCGGCTCCGCCGAGGGCGCGGAACTCGACACCAACGCACTGATCGACGAGGCCCTCGACGAGGACAGCGGCGAGGACAACGGCGACAACTAG